The following coding sequences lie in one Polluticoccus soli genomic window:
- a CDS encoding T9SS type A sorting domain-containing protein encodes MKKPILSSLLCMVILCFQAITTKANYAAGGELLYEWTSGSTYRFYFKLYRDCGGITEPSTLPLCFSNSCNSSSFTTTLTKYPMTVPPYKFQCSQIQTKCDNPSSTIPGYQEVWYYADATLPFQCNSWRIFTYLATRNTSNNITNSSSTNMYVEVFFNNTGTFEGNSSSYYSVKPFINVCQNTPYAFNNGAVDPNADSLVTEVIQPLTGITSCSGAAAPVGFVSSIPALSIPTNPFQTGTSFTINAQTGQIGFSAAQAGVSALAIRTKEYRNGVFVSSIMREMPVNVYSCPSTWFPPALNLVGGTPPGGVYSTCIGQNLSFSFYFKTGSPTSRLYAMNAPFPGATVSYTNQGTDSVAGTFSWTPSANAAGPYNLFVTVHDSTCDVPGIIYSNMYIISVMAWNKVNAGVDTTLCLNATVDLKTNGIGQFTWTPISGDMNSLNCTTCAYPTAAPKTSSQYEVVVNGLPAGCAPQVDTIYVDIIPYNKPNVSIVASPSTNAWPGLNVTFTATPANCDTPSYQWRINGNDVPGATGSAFNTTTLANNDIVTCVLHCSDTCIIDTPSSAITMNIATGIHNTSANGLTIYPNPNNGSFTLALPVGRHSLKLEIVNTLGQVVWTQQRTRSTNAKTVEIETGTLPEGLYILKVGDNGTTDVLRFTIRR; translated from the coding sequence ATGAAAAAGCCCATTTTATCGAGTCTGTTATGCATGGTTATACTATGTTTTCAAGCCATTACCACAAAAGCCAACTATGCCGCAGGTGGCGAATTGCTTTATGAGTGGACCTCCGGAAGTACTTATCGTTTCTACTTCAAACTTTACCGCGACTGTGGAGGAATAACGGAACCAAGTACTTTGCCACTATGCTTCAGCAACAGCTGCAATTCTTCGAGTTTCACTACAACACTGACCAAGTACCCCATGACGGTACCACCTTATAAATTTCAATGTTCACAGATACAAACCAAATGCGATAATCCGTCGTCCACAATACCTGGCTATCAAGAGGTTTGGTATTATGCCGATGCGACCCTCCCTTTTCAATGCAATTCGTGGAGAATATTCACTTACCTCGCCACGCGGAATACATCTAATAATATCACCAACTCCAGCTCTACAAACATGTATGTTGAAGTTTTCTTCAACAACACGGGCACTTTCGAAGGAAATAGTTCATCTTATTACAGCGTTAAGCCTTTTATAAATGTTTGTCAGAATACACCATATGCTTTTAACAACGGCGCAGTTGATCCGAATGCAGACTCATTGGTGACCGAGGTAATTCAGCCTTTAACGGGCATTACCAGCTGTTCAGGAGCAGCAGCTCCGGTAGGTTTTGTTTCCTCTATACCGGCACTCAGTATACCAACCAACCCCTTCCAGACTGGCACCAGCTTCACCATAAACGCGCAAACCGGGCAGATAGGTTTTAGTGCAGCCCAGGCTGGCGTCAGTGCATTAGCCATTAGAACGAAAGAATACCGGAACGGTGTGTTTGTAAGCTCTATCATGCGCGAAATGCCGGTAAATGTATACAGTTGCCCCTCTACATGGTTCCCGCCCGCGCTTAACCTGGTCGGAGGCACACCGCCCGGTGGTGTTTACAGCACCTGTATCGGGCAAAACCTAAGCTTCAGTTTCTACTTCAAGACAGGCAGTCCCACTAGCAGGCTGTATGCCATGAACGCACCATTCCCGGGTGCAACCGTCAGTTATACCAACCAAGGCACCGATTCTGTGGCCGGAACATTTAGCTGGACACCATCTGCCAACGCAGCCGGACCATACAACTTGTTTGTGACGGTACATGATTCAACCTGCGATGTCCCGGGTATTATTTATTCCAACATGTACATCATATCAGTCATGGCTTGGAACAAAGTGAATGCTGGCGTCGACACCACCTTATGCCTGAATGCTACAGTGGATCTGAAAACAAATGGCATAGGGCAATTCACGTGGACGCCAATATCGGGTGATATGAACAGCCTCAATTGTACGACCTGCGCTTACCCGACTGCTGCACCAAAAACATCATCGCAATACGAAGTTGTTGTAAACGGACTCCCGGCGGGTTGCGCACCACAAGTGGATACTATTTATGTTGACATCATTCCTTACAACAAACCGAATGTGAGCATCGTAGCGAGCCCAAGTACTAACGCATGGCCAGGCCTCAATGTGACATTTACCGCAACGCCTGCTAACTGCGATACTCCATCCTACCAGTGGCGCATAAACGGAAACGACGTACCTGGCGCAACCGGTTCAGCGTTTAATACTACTACACTTGCCAACAACGATATTGTAACCTGTGTGCTACATTGCAGCGATACCTGCATCATAGATACACCAAGCAGTGCCATAACTATGAACATTGCTACAGGAATTCACAACACTTCAGCAAACGGCTTAACGATATACCCCAATCCTAACAACGGCAGCTTTACACTAGCCTTGCCGGTTGGAAGACACAGCTTAAAGCTTGAGATAGTAAACACGCTTGGACAGGTTGTATGGACACAACAAAGGACACGGAGCACAAATGCAAAAACTGTAGAAATCGAAACTGGTACACTTCCCGAAGGTCTTTACATATTAAAAGTGGGCGATAACGGCACAACTGATGTGCTTCGCTTCACGATCAGACGCTAA
- a CDS encoding fibronectin type III domain-containing protein: MCLIVDAAHSQQTAIIGAGAQSGTSSNSSTGDPGPVYRSSASSSNDYSRHHYLYTQSELTSAGITPGSVITKLAWYKANSAASNGNYHFEIWIKNSSLTSVPGAPQSWSTLTTSSTQVYNTNSQTMASATGFIDYTFTTPFTYTGGALEISVHHNCSMISGSPFNNGISWNKDPISNRTISYTGTSNSTTLSYQRTVRPQLRITYNACSAPTGLSVSNITPTSAVVSWNTVSGSAGYEYVVDQTATSPTGTGTSTSAAGFNASGLQQNTTYYVHLRNKCSSSNSAWVTVQFATLTNCYPPTNIVASNLTGSTGTLSWIKPAVSTGFEYKIDQVTTNPGSVFQTTTTPVVNFTGHTPGQTYYAHVRNVCAATDKSNWISQSFTMPECKKPTNVLISNITDSSANVLWSLMPNSGGFEYAVNFSNQPPTSGITSTTNISAQVNKLMPNSKYYFHLRNKCFAVDKSGWRLDSFVTKMVCYGPIVQVNNLGTNQPYAFWDPVPTAVGYEYATTSNAVGPAFGATIYTEFVELELPADGKDYYLHVRTKCNSIFTSSAWSTVQLRTGATRVQDISNAGLHIYPNPANDVVNVQGIINGEYSIISATGQLVQEGKIEDQRISISQLPTGVYILRLNSPVRVFRLIKQ; the protein is encoded by the coding sequence TTGTGCTTGATCGTTGATGCTGCTCACAGTCAACAAACAGCGATCATTGGCGCAGGTGCTCAATCAGGCACGTCATCCAATAGCTCTACAGGCGATCCCGGGCCTGTATACCGATCGTCTGCATCCAGTTCTAACGACTACTCGCGCCACCACTACTTGTATACGCAATCAGAGCTAACGTCAGCAGGCATCACGCCGGGATCCGTAATTACCAAACTGGCCTGGTACAAAGCAAACAGCGCAGCCAGCAATGGCAATTATCATTTCGAGATATGGATAAAGAACTCCTCGCTAACATCAGTGCCAGGCGCCCCGCAGTCGTGGAGTACGCTTACGACCAGCAGTACGCAGGTGTATAATACCAATTCGCAAACCATGGCATCGGCTACGGGTTTCATTGACTATACGTTCACAACGCCTTTCACCTACACCGGTGGCGCGCTGGAAATATCAGTGCACCACAACTGCTCCATGATATCTGGTAGCCCGTTCAACAACGGCATATCATGGAATAAAGACCCGATCAGCAATCGTACTATTTCTTATACGGGCACCAGCAATTCTACTACACTAAGCTATCAACGCACTGTACGTCCCCAGCTGCGCATTACCTACAATGCATGTAGTGCTCCTACAGGGCTTAGTGTTTCCAATATTACTCCAACATCGGCTGTGGTAAGCTGGAACACTGTTTCAGGATCTGCAGGCTATGAATACGTGGTAGACCAAACTGCAACTAGCCCAACCGGAACCGGTACCTCAACCAGCGCAGCCGGTTTCAACGCTTCGGGCCTGCAGCAAAACACCACTTATTATGTACACCTGCGCAACAAATGCAGCAGTAGCAACTCTGCATGGGTAACTGTTCAGTTCGCAACACTCACCAATTGTTATCCTCCAACCAACATCGTGGCCAGCAACCTTACCGGCAGTACCGGTACCCTAAGCTGGATAAAGCCTGCTGTATCTACGGGCTTTGAATATAAGATCGACCAGGTGACCACCAACCCCGGCAGCGTCTTTCAAACCACCACTACACCGGTTGTTAACTTTACAGGTCATACACCCGGACAGACCTATTATGCGCACGTTAGGAACGTATGCGCCGCTACTGACAAGTCGAACTGGATCAGTCAGTCGTTCACAATGCCCGAATGTAAAAAACCAACAAACGTGCTGATCAGTAATATCACCGATTCGTCAGCCAACGTATTATGGAGCCTGATGCCCAATTCCGGCGGGTTTGAATATGCAGTTAATTTCAGCAACCAGCCGCCTACAAGCGGTATAACATCGACCACAAACATCAGCGCCCAGGTCAACAAGCTAATGCCTAATTCAAAATACTATTTCCACCTCCGCAATAAATGTTTTGCTGTCGACAAATCAGGATGGCGCCTCGACTCGTTTGTTACAAAGATGGTTTGTTACGGGCCAATCGTACAGGTAAATAATTTAGGCACTAACCAACCCTATGCATTTTGGGATCCTGTTCCTACTGCCGTAGGTTACGAATACGCCACTACAAGTAATGCAGTTGGCCCTGCCTTTGGCGCTACCATTTATACCGAATTCGTGGAGCTGGAGTTGCCTGCTGATGGAAAAGACTACTACCTGCATGTGCGCACAAAATGCAATAGCATATTTACCTCGTCAGCGTGGTCAACGGTTCAGTTACGCACGGGCGCAACGCGCGTGCAAGACATCAGCAACGCCGGGTTGCATATCTATCCAAACCCGGCAAACGATGTTGTAAATGTACAAGGCATTATCAACGGTGAGTATTCCATTATCAGTGCCACAGGACAGCTCGTTCAGGAGGGAAAGATCGAAGATCAACGCATATCAATATCACAATTGCCCACGGGCGTATACATTCTACGGTTGAATAGTCCGGTTCGTGTTTTCCGGCTTATCAAACAATAA
- a CDS encoding response regulator — protein MNKQKIVIVENDQDEQFFMREAFENSGLFDIIAIVKNGDTLQEWLAGNGNNLPDVILSDLNMPGKNGYDILEEMKANAGYSNIPIIITSTSSTKNTIDKVMSLGAADYMAKPDTFIEYDPFAKRLYDIVGSKQLEKK, from the coding sequence ATGAATAAACAAAAGATCGTCATAGTAGAGAACGACCAGGACGAACAGTTCTTTATGCGTGAGGCCTTCGAGAATTCGGGGTTGTTTGACATTATAGCCATTGTAAAGAATGGCGATACGCTGCAGGAATGGCTTGCCGGGAACGGCAACAACCTGCCTGATGTGATCCTTTCAGATCTTAATATGCCCGGCAAGAATGGTTACGATATTCTCGAAGAGATGAAGGCAAATGCCGGTTACTCGAATATTCCCATTATCATCACTTCCACTTCTTCTACAAAAAATACTATTGATAAGGTAATGAGCCTGGGCGCTGCAGATTACATGGCTAAGCCCGATACCTTCATAGAATACGATCCATTCGCAAAACGCCTCTACGATATCGTAGGGTCGAAACAGCTGGAAAAAAAATAG